A single window of Nicotiana sylvestris chromosome 3, ASM39365v2, whole genome shotgun sequence DNA harbors:
- the LOC138887367 gene encoding uncharacterized protein, whose translation MAQEEMTQRVKSLEQQLKNMQGLAGQKSIVVKDLCVFPDVHLPPGFKTPKFENLTGVASEWFLDQEISRWYVWDDMAQAFVKQFQYNIDIAPDRNSLSNLKKKPTESFREYAIKWRDQAARVKPPMDGHELITIFLQAQEPYYFQNMMSAVGKSFSEAIKIGEMVENGLKTGKIISQAVLKAAT comes from the exons atggcacaggaagaaatgacccaaagagtgaaaagcttagaacaacagttgaaaaacatgcaagggttggcaggtcagaagagtattgTCGTCAAGGATCTATGTGtcttccccgatgtccacttgccacctggtttcaagactcccaaatttgaaaa ccttacgggagtagcatccgaatggtttttggatcaagaaATATCTCGCTGgtacgtctgggatgacatggcacaggcctttgtcaaacaattccaatacaacattgacatcgccccagaccgcaattccctttcaaacctgaagaagaaaccaactgaaagtttcagggaatatgccattaaatggagagaccAAGccgctagagttaagccacccatggatggcCATGAGCTAATCACTATCTttcttcaggctcaagagccatattattttcaaaacatgatgtccgcagtgggcaaatccttctcggaagcaatcaaaataggagaaatggtagagaatggtcttaagacaggcaaaattataagtcaagcagtgctTAAAGCTGCAACTTAG